A window of Kineococcus sp. NBC_00420 genomic DNA:
GTACGCCGGCGCCAAGGAACAGGCCGTCCGCGAGCTCTTCGACCTCTCGCCCACGCGCTACTACCAGCTGCTCAACGCCCTCATCGACTCCCCGGCCGCCCTCGCCCACGACCCGATGCTGGTCAAGCGGCTGCGCCGGATGCGCACCAGCCGTCAGCGCGCCCGTTCGGCCCGCCGTCTCGGCGTGCAGCCCTGAGCGCTCGTCGCGGGCGCTCGCCCCACCTGCTCGCCCGACGCGGGGCCCACCGGACCCGTCGGGGACCGGTCGGTGTCGCCGTGCTCGTCCTGGTCTGGTTGCTGGTCGCGGCCCTC
This region includes:
- a CDS encoding DUF3263 domain-containing protein translates to MERDVPSLEEQPGGLPDGLSRRDAEILAFERQWWKYAGAKEQAVRELFDLSPTRYYQLLNALIDSPAALAHDPMLVKRLRRMRTSRQRARSARRLGVQP